CAGAGAAGAATCTCGCAACAACCGCCACTGATGACCATTGGTAACAACAGCCCAAAGGTGTTCCGTGCGGTTAAGATATTCTTGGACTAACGCATGGGCGGATAGTCGGGGGGTTCCACTTGCAGGACGCTGATCCAAAGAAAGCCGACAACCGATAATATGCAGGGGCGGTTTTTCTTCATCTGAACTCTGTTCCCGATTCCCGACTCCCCACTCCCGACTCCCGATTCCCGACTCCCGACTCCCCACTCCTTCCGCGCGATGGGAAATGGCATAGGTTTGTCCCTCCACGACAGCGGCTTTTTGCTGATAAACCGGTTGATAGCCCAACAATTCTAAGATCGGAATCACCCACTGCTCTCGCGTGAGACTCGTCGCACTCTCTTGGGCATCGAGTCGGTCTAACCGTCTTTGAAACGCTTGATAGTAAGCTTTCAGATCGCCCCAGGTGGTCGCGATTTCATCAGCCAGATTATCCGTTGGCTTCAAACCAAACTCAGCAGGCGTTTGCCCTTTCAATTCCCCAGCGAGAACGTCAGGCATCAGATCAGCGGTGATGAGATTTCCTTCTACTTTCATGAATCAGCGGTCCGGTGGCTATCACAAAATCAGAGGCTAATTTTTAAGCCTTTTTAGTGGGCTGATAATAGCAAAATTAGTGATAGCACTCTACCGTAAAAACACGATTGATTGACAAGTCATCACCGGTCTCAAGCACTTGATTGATCGTGAGGATACCTCAATCTTTCTCTTAGAAGGTTTGATCATGGTGCGAAACCTTCTCATAGTGAAGAAAATAGGTAGAGGTGTTCTTTTTCTATTGTTTATTTTTGAGTTCCCAAGGGTTAAAAACCCTAACAGTTGTCGCATTAAAATCGTTAACATTACGAGTGACAACTGCTAAGTCATAAACTAAGGCGGTTGCTGCAATTAAACTATCCAGAACAGCTAGTTTGGTTCCCTTAGCCTCTAATTCTCCACATAATCTTGCCCAGTGATCAATCACCCTTTGATTAATTGTTAAAATTCTTCCTTCAAATCTAACTTCGATTCTCTCGACCCATTCCCAAAGACTTTGAGAGCGGATGGGCTGAGATCGTTCCAGTTTAATTATGCCTTTTTTTAGTTCTCCAACTGACAAAATGCTAATCAACAAATTATCTTCTTTTTGCTGATCTAGCCAATTAATTACTGCTGTATTGGGTTGCTTTTTCACATATTCAGATAGAACACAAGTATCGAGCAAGTAGTTCATAAAGTAATTTCTCGTCCTGTGTCTTGATTCCTAGTAAAAATTTCCTCTTCTCCTTCTTCAAGTTCGGGTAGCAGCAAAATTTCTGATAATTTAGAGTTACTATCTTTAGTGAGTGCAACCTTTTCAAAATGCTGAGAGTTTAAGTTATTAAGAATCAAGGAAGCTATTCTCGTTTGTTCTGCTTCAGGAAGCTGCTTCAACTGATTAATTGCTTTTTCTAATAAGGGAGTCATCATTT
This genomic interval from Cyanobacteria bacterium GSL.Bin1 contains the following:
- a CDS encoding PIN domain-containing protein, with product MNYLLDTCVLSEYVKKQPNTAVINWLDQQKEDNLLISILSVGELKKGIIKLERSQPIRSQSLWEWVERIEVRFEGRILTINQRVIDHWARLCGELEAKGTKLAVLDSLIAATALVYDLAVVTRNVNDFNATTVRVFNPWELKNKQ